The following proteins are encoded in a genomic region of Shinella zoogloeoides:
- a CDS encoding TonB family protein, which produces MAGSKWLWIGAGVFSLLAHAGAAAILTMTPAAPEDEALIAGGVVAEVAMLGNGAFEAVESGNPEEAITPEAIQPDVTEPQPQEVAEIKPTEIQPETTEIAPVDPVVSEPVQELFVPSAEVEIAAIPIPEIKPEVEPEREIKPVPEVKKQEPVKKVERKKPKQKVVRKAGEKGTAKANATKGEVDGSADVKTASVGGQKKGNSSTAGNAAVSNYPGKVRNKINRAKRRAPGGESGSVVVSFVVGSGGQASGIRVARSSGSAALDRAAVDSVQRAAPFAKIPEAAGRASWAFNVPIVFN; this is translated from the coding sequence ATGGCTGGAAGCAAGTGGCTCTGGATCGGTGCGGGGGTGTTTTCCCTGCTGGCCCATGCCGGGGCGGCCGCGATCCTCACCATGACGCCGGCTGCGCCGGAAGACGAGGCGCTGATCGCCGGCGGCGTCGTCGCGGAAGTGGCCATGCTCGGCAACGGCGCCTTCGAGGCGGTCGAGTCTGGCAATCCCGAAGAAGCGATCACGCCGGAAGCGATCCAGCCCGACGTCACCGAGCCGCAACCGCAGGAGGTTGCGGAAATCAAACCCACCGAGATCCAGCCCGAGACGACCGAGATTGCGCCCGTCGATCCGGTGGTGTCGGAGCCGGTGCAGGAGCTGTTCGTTCCCTCCGCCGAGGTGGAGATCGCCGCGATCCCGATCCCGGAAATCAAGCCCGAGGTCGAGCCGGAACGGGAGATCAAGCCGGTTCCCGAGGTGAAGAAGCAAGAGCCGGTCAAAAAGGTCGAGCGCAAGAAGCCGAAGCAGAAGGTCGTCCGCAAGGCCGGCGAGAAGGGCACGGCGAAGGCGAATGCCACGAAGGGCGAGGTGGACGGCTCGGCCGACGTGAAGACCGCCTCCGTCGGCGGCCAGAAGAAGGGCAACTCGTCCACGGCCGGCAATGCCGCCGTCAGCAATTATCCGGGCAAGGTCCGCAACAAGATCAACCGCGCCAAGCGGCGCGCGCCGGGCGGCGAGAGCGGCAGCGTGGTCGTGAGCTTCGTCGTCGGTTCGGGCGGGCAGGCGAGCGGCATCCGTGTCGCGCGCAGCTCCGGCAGCGCGGCGCTCGACAGGGCGGCGGTCGATTCGGTGCAGCGCGCCGCGCCCTTCGCGAAAATCCCCGAGGCCGCGGGGCGCGCGTCCTGGGCATTCAACGTGCCGATCGTGTTCAACTGA
- a CDS encoding hemin-degrading factor — translation MTDTTRPTPAEIRAFRAENPKMRERDIAAQLGISEAALVAAEVGLTAIRIDGSANRFLERAEALGEIMALTRNESVVHEKIGVFEKVTTGKHASIVLGENIDLRIFPGTWAHGFAVTKTDGEQVRRSLQFFDKAGDAVHKVHLRPASNLEAYEAIVSDFRLEDQSQEFVEVVSEKTVETGPVDVAALRENWSAMTDTHQFFGMLRKLKIARQDAVRSVGEDFARQVRADAVSELLRASAERDAEIMCFAGNHGTIQIHTGPVKNIQPMGPWLNVMDPTFHMHLRTDHIVECWVVRKPTSDGHVTSLEAYDASGEMIVQFFGKRKEGMSERADWREILDGLPRPDSAAA, via the coding sequence ATGACCGACACGACCCGACCGACACCCGCCGAAATCCGCGCCTTCCGTGCGGAAAACCCCAAGATGCGCGAGCGTGACATCGCTGCCCAGCTCGGTATTTCGGAGGCTGCGCTCGTCGCGGCCGAGGTCGGGCTCACCGCGATCCGCATCGACGGCAGCGCCAATCGCTTCCTCGAGCGTGCCGAAGCCCTCGGCGAGATCATGGCGCTGACCCGCAACGAGAGCGTCGTGCACGAGAAGATCGGCGTGTTCGAGAAGGTCACCACCGGCAAGCACGCCTCGATCGTGCTCGGCGAGAATATCGACCTGCGCATCTTCCCCGGCACCTGGGCCCATGGCTTCGCCGTAACGAAGACCGACGGCGAGCAGGTCCGCCGCAGCCTGCAGTTCTTCGACAAGGCCGGCGACGCCGTGCACAAGGTCCACCTTCGCCCGGCCTCCAACCTCGAAGCCTACGAGGCCATCGTCTCCGACTTCCGCCTGGAGGACCAGTCGCAGGAATTCGTCGAAGTCGTCTCGGAGAAGACCGTCGAGACCGGCCCGGTCGATGTGGCGGCGCTGCGCGAGAACTGGAGCGCCATGACGGATACGCACCAGTTCTTCGGCATGCTGCGCAAGCTGAAGATCGCCCGCCAGGACGCCGTGCGCAGCGTCGGCGAGGATTTCGCCCGCCAGGTGCGCGCCGATGCTGTCAGCGAACTGCTGCGCGCCTCGGCCGAGCGCGACGCCGAGATCATGTGCTTCGCCGGCAATCACGGCACGATCCAGATCCACACCGGCCCGGTGAAGAACATCCAGCCGATGGGTCCCTGGCTCAACGTGATGGATCCCACCTTCCACATGCACCTGCGCACCGACCACATCGTCGAGTGCTGGGTCGTCCGCAAGCCGACCAGCGACGGGCACGTCACCTCGCTCGAAGCCTATGACGCGAGCGGCGAGATGATCGTCCAGTTCTTCGGCAAGCGGAAGGAAGGCATGAGCGAGCGCGCCGACTGGCGCGAGATCCTCGACGGCCTGCCGCGCCCCGACAGCGCCGCCGCCTGA
- a CDS encoding heme/hemin ABC transporter substrate-binding protein has translation MSKSFDLRRARPWEVALTVFALSAPLLATFTLPVDGGFVRKAAAQDMQKVDTSKLVTIGGAVTEIVYALGEGERIVARDSTSMYPEEALKLPDVGYMRALSPEGVIAVNPTALLAVEGSGPADALAVLKSAGIPFETVPEGYDRAAILRKIDVVGNFLGVPEKAKALEEKVGAELDGAIADAAKRPESERKRVLFILSFQNGRIMAAGNHTAADGIIGLAGAINATEGTFDGYKPLTDEAVINAKPDVVMVMTRPGAGSTDEEVLAHPAIAVTPAGKNKTVLRMNSLHLLGFGPRTASAVSDLNKELYGKPGNVSQ, from the coding sequence ATGAGCAAGAGCTTCGATCTGCGCCGCGCCCGCCCGTGGGAAGTGGCCCTCACCGTCTTCGCGCTTTCCGCCCCGCTGCTGGCGACCTTCACCCTGCCCGTCGACGGCGGCTTCGTCCGCAAGGCGGCCGCGCAGGACATGCAGAAGGTCGACACGTCGAAGCTGGTGACGATCGGCGGCGCGGTGACGGAAATCGTCTATGCGCTCGGCGAGGGCGAGCGGATCGTCGCGCGCGATTCCACCAGCATGTATCCCGAAGAGGCGCTGAAGCTGCCGGATGTCGGCTACATGCGCGCCCTCTCGCCGGAAGGCGTCATCGCTGTCAATCCCACCGCGCTCCTCGCGGTGGAAGGCAGCGGCCCGGCCGATGCGCTGGCCGTGCTGAAAAGCGCAGGCATTCCCTTCGAGACCGTGCCGGAAGGCTATGACCGCGCCGCGATCCTCAGGAAGATCGATGTCGTCGGCAATTTCCTCGGCGTGCCGGAAAAGGCGAAGGCGCTGGAAGAGAAGGTCGGCGCCGAACTCGACGGCGCCATCGCCGATGCCGCCAAGCGGCCGGAAAGCGAGCGCAAGCGCGTGCTCTTCATCCTGAGCTTCCAGAACGGCCGCATCATGGCCGCCGGCAACCACACGGCCGCCGACGGCATCATCGGCCTTGCCGGCGCGATCAACGCCACCGAAGGCACCTTCGACGGCTACAAGCCGCTCACCGACGAGGCGGTCATCAACGCCAAGCCCGACGTCGTCATGGTCATGACGCGCCCGGGCGCAGGCAGCACGGACGAGGAAGTGCTCGCCCATCCCGCCATCGCCGTGACGCCGGCCGGCAAGAACAAGACGGTCCTGCGCATGAACAGCCTGCACCTGCTCGGCTTCGGCCCGCGCACCGCCTCGGCCGTCAGCGACCTCAACAAAGAACTCTACGGCAAGCCCGGTAATGTCTCTCAATGA
- a CDS encoding iron ABC transporter permease — translation MSLNDAMRGPVARRPFLMRAAGGQAAGDRTAIARLTLCLLVILSVAAIALSIATGASDASAVNVIGALLTGAEDTALSMRDRIIVFDIRMPRALLGFLIGAALAMSGAVMQGLFRNPLADPGLVGISSGSALGAVLMIVLGGSLPAGLMLALGAYALPLAAFLGGLLTTLLLYQIATRGGQTSVATMLLAGIAIAALAGAVTGILIYMADDKQLRDVTFWSLGSLSGMTWTKLLAAGPIILVALLVVPFLSRGLNAITLGEAAAFHMGVKVQRLKYTAVVAVAGAVGASVAVSGGIGFVGIVVPHLLRIVIGPDHRYLLPASALLGGVLMLGADMLARTIVAPAELPIGIITALAGAPFFLWVLLRDRTRNGW, via the coding sequence ATGTCTCTCAATGACGCCATGCGCGGCCCGGTCGCACGCAGGCCCTTCCTGATGCGCGCCGCCGGCGGGCAGGCGGCCGGTGACCGCACCGCGATCGCCCGCCTCACCCTCTGTCTCCTCGTCATCCTGTCGGTCGCCGCGATCGCACTGTCCATCGCCACCGGCGCGTCGGACGCATCCGCGGTCAATGTCATCGGCGCGCTCCTCACCGGCGCGGAAGACACCGCGCTCAGCATGCGCGACCGCATCATCGTCTTCGACATCCGCATGCCGCGCGCCCTGCTCGGCTTCCTGATCGGCGCGGCGCTCGCCATGTCGGGCGCCGTCATGCAGGGCCTCTTCCGCAATCCGCTCGCCGATCCCGGCCTCGTCGGCATCTCCTCGGGCTCGGCACTCGGCGCGGTGCTGATGATCGTGCTCGGCGGCAGCCTGCCGGCCGGCCTCATGCTGGCGCTCGGCGCCTATGCGCTGCCGCTTGCCGCCTTCCTCGGCGGGCTTCTGACGACGCTGCTGCTCTACCAGATCGCCACGCGCGGCGGGCAGACCTCCGTCGCCACCATGCTGCTCGCCGGCATCGCCATCGCGGCCCTTGCCGGCGCCGTCACCGGCATCCTCATCTACATGGCCGACGACAAGCAGCTGCGCGACGTCACCTTCTGGAGCCTCGGCTCGCTCTCGGGTATGACCTGGACGAAGCTTCTCGCCGCCGGCCCGATCATCCTCGTCGCCCTCCTCGTCGTGCCTTTCCTGTCGCGCGGGCTCAACGCCATCACCCTTGGCGAGGCCGCCGCCTTCCATATGGGCGTCAAGGTGCAGCGGCTGAAATACACCGCGGTCGTCGCCGTGGCGGGCGCCGTCGGCGCCTCGGTCGCCGTCAGCGGCGGCATCGGCTTCGTCGGCATCGTGGTGCCGCACCTGCTGCGCATCGTCATAGGGCCGGACCATCGCTACCTGCTGCCGGCCTCCGCGCTGCTCGGCGGCGTGCTGATGCTCGGGGCGGACATGCTGGCGCGCACCATCGTCGCCCCCGCGGAACTGCCCATCGGCATCATCACGGCGCTGGCCGGCGCGCCCTTCTTCCTCTGGGTGCTGCTGCGCGACCGCACGCGGAACGGCTGGTAG
- a CDS encoding heme ABC transporter ATP-binding protein — MIAARNLTVSLSGKTIVHGVSLQAKAGELTAIVGPNGSGKTTMLKAVAGELSSKGDITLNGHDIRALEPWQLAIKRAVLPQAATIAFPFTVREIVRLGLTVGPNRHADRIDAITAEALRAVDLSGFAGRLYQELSGGEQQRVQLARVLSQIWEPVLDGEPCFLMLDEPVSALDIRHQLTIMQLARRYCENGGGVIAVMHDLNLTAMFADHMVMMKAGRIERAGRPADVMTDDAMEAVFGCRMRINGVPEAGVPFVLPHTASA; from the coding sequence ATGATCGCTGCAAGGAACCTCACGGTCAGCCTTTCCGGCAAGACCATCGTTCACGGCGTATCGCTGCAGGCGAAGGCCGGGGAGCTGACCGCGATCGTCGGCCCCAACGGCTCGGGCAAGACGACGATGCTGAAGGCCGTCGCGGGCGAGCTTTCGAGCAAGGGCGACATCACCCTCAACGGCCACGACATCCGCGCGCTCGAGCCCTGGCAGCTCGCCATCAAGCGTGCCGTACTGCCGCAGGCCGCGACCATCGCCTTTCCCTTCACCGTGCGCGAGATCGTCCGCCTCGGCCTGACCGTCGGCCCGAACCGCCATGCCGACCGCATCGACGCCATCACCGCCGAGGCGCTTCGCGCCGTCGACCTCTCGGGCTTTGCCGGGCGGCTCTATCAGGAGCTTTCCGGCGGCGAGCAGCAGCGCGTGCAGCTTGCCCGCGTGCTCTCCCAGATCTGGGAGCCAGTCCTCGACGGCGAGCCTTGCTTCCTAATGCTCGACGAGCCGGTCTCGGCGCTCGACATCCGCCACCAGCTCACCATAATGCAGCTCGCCCGCCGCTATTGCGAAAACGGCGGCGGGGTGATCGCCGTCATGCACGACCTCAACCTCACCGCCATGTTCGCCGACCACATGGTGATGATGAAGGCCGGCCGCATCGAGCGGGCGGGACGCCCGGCCGATGTCATGACGGACGATGCGATGGAAGCCGTCTTCGGCTGCCGCATGCGCATCAACGGCGTGCCCGAAGCGGGCGTGCCCTTCGTGCTGCCCCATACCGCTTCGGCCTGA
- a CDS encoding glycine zipper domain-containing protein, translated as MANGMFSSRSKNLKNGLKDEAQAVEDQITELREEIASLARLLADDASKGAGNIRKKARAAKAEMSDAAHGLKDRAESDFRDMIAAGEDILSELQSRYQDSGRMARKAVKEHPLTTLGVAAAAGFLLAALLRR; from the coding sequence ATGGCCAACGGAATGTTTTCATCCCGCAGCAAGAACCTCAAAAACGGGCTCAAGGACGAAGCCCAGGCCGTCGAGGACCAGATCACGGAACTGCGCGAGGAAATCGCCTCGCTCGCCCGCCTGCTCGCCGACGACGCCTCGAAGGGGGCAGGAAACATCCGCAAGAAGGCCCGGGCGGCCAAGGCCGAGATGAGCGATGCCGCGCACGGCCTGAAGGACCGCGCGGAAAGCGACTTCCGCGACATGATCGCCGCCGGCGAGGACATCCTCTCCGAGCTCCAGTCCCGCTACCAGGATTCCGGCCGCATGGCCCGCAAGGCCGTCAAGGAACATCCGCTGACGACGCTCGGCGTTGCCGCCGCCGCCGGCTTCCTGTTGGCCGCACTGCTGCGGCGCTGA